One Elephas maximus indicus isolate mEleMax1 chromosome 16, mEleMax1 primary haplotype, whole genome shotgun sequence DNA window includes the following coding sequences:
- the UTF1 gene encoding undifferentiated embryonic cell transcription factor 1, translating to MLLRPRRPPPPAPFATPEPLSPGSPEHEPWPAGDVPGTPPGALAAPVLPVSPGSAQRTPWSARETELLLATLLEPAVWRSLLLDRRQALPTYRRVSAALARQQVRRTPAQCRRRYKFLKDKVRDAQGQPPGPFDAQIRELMALLGDHGHRRGRRRSPGPGRPPRGRRPASRAPAPAPAPAPNEPDASLLLADRDHDAEHTWTLRFSPSPLKSADAPRAPDSPPPPTLGPAATFTPPRALEGADPLPGLPQEPAPSRAPSSPSSAPTPTEGYPGPLPGRHGERAPPRAPSSLNDALLETLGHLGHIAATLGPLRDQLLTLNQHVEQLRGSFDQTVSVAVGFILGNASAERGVLGGLRE from the exons ATGTTGCTCCGGCCCCGACGGCCACCCCCGCCCGCCCCGTTCGCGACCCCTGAGCCGTTGTCGCCGGGCAGCCCGGAACACGAGCCGTGGCCGGCCGGGGACGTCCCGGGAACTCCGCCCGGCGCGCTAGCGGCGCCGGTGTTACCCGTGTCGCCCGGCTCGGCACAGCGCACGCCCTGGAGCGCCCGGGAGACGGAGCTGCTGCTGGCCACGCTGCTGGAGCCGGCCGTGTGGCGCTCGCTGCTGCTGGACCGCCGCCAGGCGCTGCCCACCTACCGCCGTGTGTCGGCCGCGCTGGCCCGCCAGCAAGTGCGGCGCACGCCCGCGCAGTGCCGTCGCCGCTACAAATTCCTCAAGGATAAAGTCCGCGACGCGCAAGGCCAGCCCCCGGGGCCCTTCGACGCGCAGATTCGCGAGCTCATGGCGCTGCTGGGCGACCACGGGCATAGGCGCGGCCGCCGCCGCTCCCCAGGGCCCGGACGCCCCCCGCGCGGCCGCCGCCCAGCCTCCAgagcgcccgcgcccgcgcccgccccTGCCCCTAACGAGCCAG ATGCCTCGCTGCTGCTGGCCGACCGCGACCACGACGCAGAACACACCTGGACGCTCAGGTTCAGCCCGTCCCCGCTGAAGTCTGCGGACGCGCCCCGCGCCCCGGATTCCCCGCCGCCGCCGACACTCGGCCCAGCAGCCACTTTCACTCCCCCCCGCGCCCTAGAGGGCGCGGACCCGCTCCCCGGCCTCCCCCAGGAGCCTGCGCCCTCCCGCGCCCCCAGCTCCCCGTCGTCGGCACCAACCCCCACCGAGGGGTACCCGGGCCCGCTGCCTGGCCGCCATGGGGAGCGCGCGCCCCCTCGCGCTCCCTCGTCGCTGAACGACgcccttctggaaaccctggggcaCCTGGGCCACATCGCGGCCACCCTGGGCCCGCTGCGCGACCAACTGCTGACTCTGAACCAGCACGTGGAGCAGCTACGCGGATCCTTTGACCAGACCGTGTCTGTGGCGGTGGGCTTCATCCTGGGAAACGCCTCCGCCGAGAGGGGTGTCTTGGGGGGCCTGCGGGAGTGA
- the VENTX gene encoding homeobox protein VENTX produces the protein MPPSSDLHQGHKPHSSFFSVDWLAQSSHSGPICTSRPSEVSWRGLTAPVWVPSRGEPPQNMAIDGAKTPDLRVRGTPVAGLNKEPDPLRAPRVRTAFTTAQISTLESAFKLHQYLGPQERKKLAKEMHLTEVQIKTWFQNRRMKHKRQLQDSQLSVPFSGPLYGPLAIHPPSPVLGSGLQLFYRGAPLPAAPAVLLPLGSFWGPCPVEQVLMASAWNPCSRQSQTHYLPEPGGQARLLAQASSRGSWGLCDLPETEGAF, from the exons ATGCCTCCCTCCTCCGACCTGCACCAGGGCCACAAACCACACTCCAGTTTCTTCTCCGTGGACTGGCTAGCCCAGAGCAGCCACTCGGGGCCAATATGCACGTCCAGGCCCAGCGAGGTCTCTTGGAGGGGCTTAACTGCCCCCGTCTGGGTGCCCAGCAGAGGGGAGCCCCCTCAGAACATGGCCATCGATGGGGCTAAGACCCCAGATCTGCGTGTGCGAGGGACACCTGTGGCTG GGCTGAACAAGGAGCCAGACCCTTTGCGGGCTCCCCGGGTGCGTACGGCCTTCACTACAGCTCAGATCAGCACCCTGGAGAGCGCCTTCAAGCTTCACCAGTACCTGGGCCCCCAGGAGCGGAAGAAGCTGGCCAAAGAGATGCACCTGACTGAGGTGCAG ATAAAAACTTGGTTTCAGAATCGTAGAATGAAACACAAACGCCAGTTGCAGGACTCACAGCTCAGTGTCCCCTTCTCTGGACCCCTCTACGGGCCCCTGGCCATCCATCCACCGTCTCCTGTCCTGGGTAGTGGCTTGCAGCTGTTTTACCGTGGGGCACCCCTGCCTGCCGCCCCAGCTGTTTTGCTGCCTCTGGGCTCCTTCTGGGGTCCCTGCCCAGTAGAGCAGGTCTTGATGGCCTCTGCATGGAATCCCTGCAGCAGGCAATCTCAGACACACTACCTCCCAGAGCCTGGGGGCCAGGCGCGCTTGTTGGCGCAGGCCTCATCCAGGGGCTCCTGGGGCCTGTGTGATCTACCTGAAACCGAGGGTGCCTTTTGA